The Caloramator mitchellensis genome contains a region encoding:
- a CDS encoding biotin transporter BioY: MNIRKMTKIALFAALISVLSLVSIPIGTVPITLQTFAILLTGIVLGPTDGGLAVLTYILLGSIGLPVFAGGKAGFQVIFGPTGGYILSFPIAAYTAGMAIKQYNSIKQAVIIICSILVVYLIGVPYLKLMTGMDIYKALKIGLIPFIIPDMIKAFIALYLGKIIKRRVAMG, encoded by the coding sequence TTGAATATAAGAAAAATGACAAAGATAGCATTGTTCGCAGCACTGATTAGTGTTCTATCTCTCGTATCAATCCCCATAGGAACTGTTCCTATAACATTGCAAACTTTTGCAATACTGTTAACTGGAATTGTTTTAGGACCAACTGATGGAGGTTTAGCTGTTTTAACTTACATATTGCTAGGTTCAATTGGATTGCCAGTTTTTGCTGGAGGAAAGGCTGGATTCCAAGTGATTTTTGGTCCTACTGGTGGTTACATTTTATCGTTCCCTATAGCAGCATATACTGCAGGAATGGCTATCAAACAATACAATTCTATTAAGCAAGCTGTTATAATAATATGTAGTATTTTAGTTGTCTATTTAATTGGAGTTCCTTATTTAAAGCTTATGACTGGGATGGATATTTATAAAGCTTTAAAGATAGGGCTAATTCCATTCATTATACCGGATATGATAAAAGCATTTATAGCATTATACCTTGGGAAAATAATAAAAAGAAGAGT
- the proB gene encoding glutamate 5-kinase, which yields MNRSEYFKDKKRVVIKIGSSTLTHSNGLPNYDMMEKLIRQIADLKNAGYEIIIVTSGAIGAGMAKLKLKQRPKTIPEKQACAAVGQGLLMHIYEKIFSEYGIIVGQILLTREDINNRIRFLNARNSIFSLLKNGIVPIINENDAVAVDEIKIGDNDTLSALVSILVEGDLLIILSDIEGLYNKNPLIYPDAELISTVESIDESIINIAGGAGSKLGTGGMATKIEAAKIALSSGISMIIAKGSNDRVLYRILKGENIGTIFLSSEEKLNLRKRWIAFGSKIKGKIIIDDGAVKALVNQNKSLLKTGIKTIEGNFSSGDSVAVLDLEGNEIAKGLVNFSALELLEIINSDKKNNQNYKEVIHRDNMVIL from the coding sequence TTGAACAGAAGTGAATATTTTAAGGATAAAAAGAGAGTGGTTATTAAAATTGGCTCATCGACGCTGACACACAGCAATGGCTTACCTAATTATGATATGATGGAAAAATTAATAAGACAGATTGCAGATTTAAAAAATGCAGGTTATGAAATAATAATTGTTACATCTGGAGCAATTGGAGCTGGTATGGCAAAGTTGAAATTAAAGCAAAGGCCAAAAACAATTCCAGAAAAGCAAGCCTGCGCTGCTGTTGGACAAGGACTTTTGATGCACATTTATGAAAAGATTTTTTCAGAGTATGGCATTATAGTTGGTCAGATACTTCTAACAAGGGAGGATATTAATAATAGAATTAGGTTTTTGAATGCAAGGAATTCTATATTTAGCTTACTGAAAAATGGAATAGTTCCAATTATAAACGAAAATGATGCTGTAGCTGTTGATGAAATAAAAATTGGAGATAACGATACACTATCGGCACTAGTTTCCATACTCGTGGAAGGTGATTTGTTAATTATTTTATCTGATATTGAAGGACTTTATAATAAAAACCCTTTAATATATCCTGATGCAGAATTGATTTCTACTGTAGAAAGTATTGACGAATCGATAATAAATATAGCAGGAGGAGCTGGGTCTAAACTTGGAACAGGGGGGATGGCGACTAAAATTGAAGCAGCAAAAATTGCGCTTTCATCTGGAATTTCTATGATTATCGCAAAAGGAAGCAATGATAGAGTTTTATATAGAATACTTAAAGGTGAAAATATAGGGACTATATTTTTGAGCAGTGAAGAAAAGTTGAACTTAAGAAAAAGATGGATTGCTTTTGGAAGTAAGATAAAGGGTAAAATTATTATAGACGATGGGGCAGTAAAAGCACTTGTTAACCAGAATAAGAGTCTGCTAAAAACTGGGATAAAAACAATAGAAGGAAATTTCTCTTCAGGTGATAGTGTAGCTGTATTAGATTTGGAGGGAAATGAAATAGCAAAGGGGCTAGTTAATTTTTCAGCGTTGGAATTGCTAGAAATAATAAATTCTGATAAAAAAAATAATCAAAATTATAAGGAAGTAATCCATAGGGATAATATGGTTATTTTATAA
- a CDS encoding glutamate-5-semialdehyde dehydrogenase, translating into MENYVILKAKMAKESSSEIAKMDTNSKNLMLLKMSEGLENSLDIIIEENKKDVFKAKEKGFSSALIDRLTLNEKRIKEMANGLRKIAQLDDPIGKTVSAWTRPNGLQIQQVRVPLGVIGIIYEARPNVTSDAAGLCIKSGNAVILKGGSEAINSNKIIVDVLRQSLEKNGFNKEFIQFIDVTDREAVKMLMKLNEYIDVLIPRGGEGLIKFVVENSTVPVIETGVGNCHIYVDSSADFEMAENIIINAKVQRPGVCNAAESLLVNEDIASEFLPVICKKLIDMGVEVRGCEKTRQIINDVIQATEEDFKTEFLDLIISVKVVEGIDEAIKHINRYGTKHSESIITKDYFNANKFLREVDAAAVYANASTRFTDGFEFGFGAEIGISTQKMHARGPMGLEALTSVKYVVYGEGQIRE; encoded by the coding sequence GTGGAAAACTATGTAATTTTAAAGGCCAAAATGGCTAAGGAAAGTTCAAGTGAGATTGCAAAAATGGATACTAATTCAAAAAATTTAATGCTTTTAAAAATGTCTGAAGGATTAGAAAATAGTTTAGATATAATAATTGAAGAAAATAAAAAGGATGTGTTTAAAGCAAAGGAAAAAGGTTTTTCAAGTGCTTTAATAGATAGATTAACATTAAATGAAAAAAGGATAAAAGAAATGGCAAATGGACTAAGAAAAATAGCACAACTTGATGATCCGATAGGAAAAACTGTTTCTGCTTGGACAAGACCTAATGGTCTGCAAATACAACAGGTTAGAGTTCCCTTGGGGGTTATTGGAATAATATATGAGGCTAGACCAAATGTTACCTCTGATGCAGCAGGATTGTGTATAAAATCAGGAAATGCAGTTATACTTAAGGGTGGCTCTGAAGCAATTAATTCAAACAAAATAATTGTAGATGTCTTAAGACAGTCTTTAGAAAAGAATGGTTTTAATAAAGAATTTATTCAATTTATTGACGTTACTGACAGAGAAGCAGTTAAAATGCTTATGAAGCTAAATGAATATATAGATGTTTTAATTCCAAGAGGAGGAGAAGGGCTTATCAAATTTGTTGTTGAAAATTCAACTGTTCCTGTAATTGAAACAGGAGTTGGCAACTGCCATATATACGTTGATTCAAGTGCTGACTTTGAAATGGCAGAGAACATCATTATAAATGCCAAGGTTCAAAGGCCAGGCGTTTGCAATGCTGCAGAGAGCCTTTTAGTAAATGAAGATATTGCTTCAGAATTCTTGCCAGTAATATGTAAAAAATTAATTGATATGGGAGTTGAAGTAAGGGGTTGTGAAAAAACTAGACAAATTATTAATGATGTAATTCAAGCTACTGAAGAAGACTTTAAAACGGAATTTTTAGACCTGATAATTTCTGTTAAGGTGGTCGAAGGTATTGATGAGGCGATAAAACACATAAATAGATATGGAACAAAACATTCAGAATCCATTATAACAAAGGATTATTTTAATGCGAATAAATTTTTAAGAGAAGTAGATGCTGCAGCAGTGTATGCAAATGCTTCTACTAGATTTACTGATGGATTTGAATTTGGCTTTGGTGCTGAAATTGGAATAAGCACCCAGAAAATGCATGCAAGGGGACCTATGGGACTTGAAGCATTAACAAGTGTAAAATACGTTGTTTATGGAGAAGGTCAAATAAGAGAATAA